CCGCGTTTCCAATCCCAGAACGGCGAGCGCGGGGTCCTCCGAGAAGACGTTGAAAAAGCTGAAGGGTGCGGCGTTCAAAACACCGGCCTTGCTTTGCGTCGTGACAAGGGCAATCGGGCGAGGCATCACTGTCGCGCTCAGGAGTTTGTAGCGATCATGGGCGGTCAGGTCGGAGAAATCGGCAAACATTAATCGGGTGGCTCCGCGCCAGCACGCTGCGTGATCAGCCCGTAGTGCTCAATCCGGCGGTGGCGCTTGAAGTCAAAGATCGTCGACTTCCCAAAGTTGCAGGCCTCGAGATCGCAGTGATGGACGATCATTTCGTCCTCTTCGGTCTTGGTTTCGGCCACGATCTTGCCATTGGGATCCACGATAAGAGAGCCGCCAATCAGTGAATGACCATCTTCCACCCCGGCCTTGGCCACGGCGACGACCCATGTGGCATTCTGATAAGCACCCGACTGACAGCTGAGCCGGTGATGAAACAACCGGTCTTCGGGGCCCTCGCTGCTCATCTGCGAATTGACAGACGGCGTGTTGAAGCCAAGCGTGACCATCTCCACGCCTTGCAGCCCCATGACGCGATAGGCTTCCGGCCAGCGGCGGTCATTGCAGATCATCATGCCCATGATCCCGCCAAGATTGCGCCAAACCGGAAACCCCAGGTCGCCGGGCAGGAAATATCGTTTTTCAAGATGTTGGAATGCGCGCTCCGGGTCATACTCGGAATGCCCCGGCAGATGAACTTTGCGGTATTTGCCAATGATTTCTCCCTCCCGATTGGTCAGGATCGACGTATTGAAGTGCTGCCCCTCGGGCGTCAGCTCACCATATCCAAAGCTCATCGCGATTTTCAGTTCGCGCGCCCGGGCGAAGAGTGGCGCGGTGTGCGGCCCGGGCATCTCAGCCTCGAACCACTGGTCAACCTGCGCTTGGTCCTCCACATACCAGCGCGGAAAGAAAGTTGTCAGGGTCAGCTCAGGAAAGACCGCAAAAACCGCACCCGCCGCGTGGGCTTGTTCGAGCAACGAAATCATGCGCGCGACCACTTCTGCGCGGCTCTCGGATTTCTGGATTGGGCCCATCTGCAAGGCAGCAGTCGAAATTTCACGCATCAGACGTCCCTTTTCTCATCAACATCATGTTTCCTGTAAGGCGCGCTACCGGCCAAAGGAGTGGGTAAAACCTGAGGATCTTTGTTTTACCCTAGGGAAGTTGTTTGAGAAGGGAAACTGCCGTAGAAAGCCGCGCTGTCCATGAGCGCTAGCTTTAGGACCGTCAGCGCGGAATAACGCGCCCGCAGGTTGAACAAGGTGCGACGTGAATAGCGTCCTAAAGGTCAATCATGAAAATACATTCAAAATGGACCACTCGAATAGGGCTGGTCACTGCGTCGTAACTGGTCAGTGTCTGGTCGAGCAGCTTTGCCCACAAAGTGCGAATTCGTCCATCAACTCATTCTGCGGTTGCAGCGAACGTGCGGTTCGACGGGCCGCGCCGCGGCGTTGACTGCTTCGGTTGTAGGTCGGCTTTGGGCTGAACCTCGATATTTCACCGCGTCACGCGACCATGAGGCCCTTCTATGTCCGCCCGCTTCGACGCCCGCTGTTTCATGCGTTTTTGATGAGCATCTCCTGCCCGCGGTGCATTCGCGTCGACTGTCGGAAAGCGCGCATTCAGTAGGGTTGGGGAACAAATTGCGGTTTGTGCCAAGACATGCTGCCGCTCTATTGAGCCGCATTGTTCCAAATTAGATCAGGTCGTAAACGCTCTAGCCGCGACGCGCACGTCGCGCGAAAGCCAGAATGCCCAGACCACCGAGAAGAAGGGGCAAGCCCGCGGGCAGCGGGATCGGGTTTACCGGATCAATTACGTTTTGGACCGTCACAGATGCCGCCAAGAAATCTTGGTCTACGAAGGCATTGAACGGGTTTGTGCCGAGCGGATCTGAAAAGGTTATAAACGCGAGCACCGTGTCATTGAAGTTGCCCGCCCCGCTGCCGCTGAGGCCTCCGAACTGAAGTTCGATCTGGTTTTCAGTGAAGCCAACTGCGATCAGATCGCCGGCGAGGAACTCACCATCATCATCCTGCACATCAAAGCCGCCGCTAAAGTCATTCGTCGGATCGGACAACAAGAACCCAAAAGCAATGCTGAGGAACCCGTCACCATTCAGCGAGACGCCAATTGCTTCATCGACGGTGGCGCCAAATGTGGACAGATCGCCATCCGTCTCAAACACGAGATAATCGAAATCAGCAATACCTGCTGTCAGCTCTGGGTCGCCGGTGGTCAAACCAAGAGTTGCGGCAGATGCAAAACCGCCGATCATGGTTGCAACAGCTGCGGTTGCAGCGAAGATTAAGTGGCGCATAACGTTGTTCCTCACTCAATACTCATACAAATTCAAAGGCATCTGCAGACAAAATGGTAAGATTATCAGCGGTGACACCATCCCCTCGAACATAGATTGCATCCCGATCTCCGTCGAGGAAAATGACAACTTGAGACGAGGTTTCACGGATCGATCCAATGGTCGTTCCCGCTTCGAGAACAATGCTGTCGACACCGACCTCATAGTCCATGATCACATCACGCTCACGGATGCCGTTGTTGGTTTCGGCACCGAAGACAAATTCATCCTCGCCGCCACCGCCGATCATCCGATCATAGCTGCCACCAAGACTGCGAATGATCTCGCCGTCATCGGTCCCGCGCAAGAAGTCGCGGCCCTCGGTCCCCACGATTTCAGGCTTGGCCGCCACATCATCGTTTGTGACCGTGGCGACCCCAGCCCGGTCGAGAATGGTGGCATTCTCAGCGGAAAGGAGCTCCAGGCGGATGATCTCGTCCGCTTCGACATCGGTGTCACCAGCAATCGAAACGGTGATCGTGGCTTCTGATTGACCCTCGCCAAAGGCAAGAACTCCCGCGGGAAGAACGCCGCCGACGAAATCATCTGCATTCACCGTGCCATCGACGGCGCCGAAGGTGACACTGCTTGCGTCCGACAGGTCACCGGAGCGTGTGACAGTAAAGGTGAATGTCGTGGCCCCAGCATCACCTTCGGATTGAGTATCCGCATCGGAAATCGACAGGGTCGGCGGGGGAACGACTACTACATCGTCATTGGCCACCGTGGCTGTGCCAACGCCGTTCAGGATGGTCGCGCCGGTTGCATTGCTGAGAAGGATCGAGATTTGCTCGTCGGCCTCAACATCCGTGTCGCCGGCAATATCCACCGAAATTGTGGCCTCGGATTGGCCTGGTGCAAATGTCAACGTTCCGGATGGAAGGACGCCACCCACGAAATCCGCCGCATCCACAGTGCCGCCGGACGCCGCAAAATCGACAGAGCTGGCCTCTGAGAGGCTGCCCGTGCGCGCGACGGTGAACGTGAATGTGGTTGCTCCAGCATCGCCTTCGTCCTGTGTCGCCGCAGGAGCAATGGACAGCACGGGCGGTGGGACGTCATCGTTTTGTACGATCGTCGATCCGGTGTCGTCGATGATCACCGCGTTGGTCGGGTTGGACAAGACCACAGCAAGCGACTCGGCACCTTCAATGTCGGTGTCGCCTGCCACGGAGACCGTGATTGATGCCGTGCTTTCGCCCACCGCAAAGGTCACGGTGCCCGAGGGCAGTATGCCACCGACGAAATCATCACCGTTGACGCCGCCCGAGACGCTGAAATCCACACTACTGGCCTGCGAAAGATCGCCGCCGCGTGTCAGCGTGAAGGTCACATCCGTCGAGCCTGTGTCGCCTTCGTCAAATGCGGGAGCATCGGAGATCGATATCGTGGGCAGTGGCGCCGCATCGTCGTTCAGGATAGTGGCCACGCCGGTGTCATCGCTCAGGACCGCCCCGAGAGGGTCGGAAAGACGCAGAATGATCTGCTCGTCCGCCTCGAAATCCGTATCGCCTGCCACCTGGATGATTATGTCGGCTGTGCTTTCGCCTGCGGCGAAGCTGACCGTGCCGGTTGGAAGCACGCCGCCCACAAAGTCATCAGCAGATACGCCGCCTGTCGCTTGGACGGCGAAGGTCGCGCTGCTGGCCTCGGACAGGTCACCGGTGCGTGTGACCTCGAAGACGAAATCCGTTGTGCCCGTGTTGCCCTCATTGGCACTGGTCGCGTTTCCGAGGCTGAGGGCAGGAGGCGGTGTGTCGTCGTTCAAGACACCACCGAAGGCCACGGTATTGATGAGTGTGGCGTCGGTCGGGTTGCTAATCACAAGACGAATGGATTCATTGGCCTCCACATCCGTGTCACCGGCGATCTGCACAGTGATGTCGGCGGTGCTTTCGCCTGCGGCGAAGGTGAGCGTCCCGGATGGAAGGACACCACCCACAAAGTCATCCGCGTTCACAGTTCCGCCAACGGCGGCGAAGTCGACGCTGCTGGTGCCCGTCAGATCGCCACTCCGCGTCAGAGTGAAGGTGTAATCGGTTGTCCCCGCATCGCCCTCATTCTGATCA
The nucleotide sequence above comes from Litoreibacter ponti. Encoded proteins:
- a CDS encoding N-carbamoyl-D-amino-acid hydrolase; translated protein: MREISTAALQMGPIQKSESRAEVVARMISLLEQAHAAGAVFAVFPELTLTTFFPRWYVEDQAQVDQWFEAEMPGPHTAPLFARARELKIAMSFGYGELTPEGQHFNTSILTNREGEIIGKYRKVHLPGHSEYDPERAFQHLEKRYFLPGDLGFPVWRNLGGIMGMMICNDRRWPEAYRVMGLQGVEMVTLGFNTPSVNSQMSSEGPEDRLFHHRLSCQSGAYQNATWVVAVAKAGVEDGHSLIGGSLIVDPNGKIVAETKTEEDEMIVHHCDLEACNFGKSTIFDFKRHRRIEHYGLITQRAGAEPPD